A genomic stretch from Erigeron canadensis isolate Cc75 chromosome 9, C_canadensis_v1, whole genome shotgun sequence includes:
- the LOC122583560 gene encoding uncharacterized mitochondrial protein AtMg00810-like has translation MIKRTKDYLHTTFSIKNLGPLNYFLGIEIARTNVGVILSQHKYSLDILSDFGQLGCRPSVFPMEQNLKLDQCTESHKVDAALYRRLVGRLLYLQATRPDLAYAVNILSQFVSDPREDHMNAAIRVLRYLKSTLGQGIFIPKNGVFDLTAFCDADWLGCPYTRRSRTGYLLSLGGAPISWKTKKQSVVSRSSAEAEYRAMAITVSEVLWIRWLLKDFDIHITDPTPLYCDNQATRHIANNPVYHERTKHVEMDCFFVRERVESREILPICVASKQQVADLFTKPLGA, from the coding sequence ATGATCAAAAGGACTAAAGACTATCTACACACGACTTTCAGTATCAAAAATCTAGGTCCCTTGAATTATTTTTTGGGAATTGAAATTGCTCGTACAAATGTTGGAGTCATTCTTAGTCAGCACAAATATTCTTTAGATATACTTTCTGATTTCGGTCAACTAGGATGTCGTCCTAGTGTGTTTCCCATGGAGCAGAATTTAAAGTTAGATCAATGTACTGAAAGTCATAAAGTTGATGCAGCTCTCTATCGTCGACTTGTTGGACGGTTACTTTATCTTCAAGCCACAAGACCCGATCTTGCATATGCCGTTAACATCCTTAGCCAATTTGTTTCTGATCCTAGGGAGGATCATATGAATGCAGCCATCAGAGTACTTCGGTATCTTAAGTCCACTCTTGGACAAGGTATTTTTATTCCGAAAAATGGCGTTTTTGATCTTACTGCTTTTTGTGACGCTGATTGGTTGGGTTGCCCTTATACTCGACGATCGCGAACAGGATACTTGTTATCGTTAGGGGGTGCGCCTATATCTTGGAAAACAAAGAAGCAATCAGTAGTTTCTCGTTCTTCGGCAGAAGCAGAATATCGAGCCATGGCTATTACGGTTAGTGAAGTTCTTTGGATTCGATGGTTACTCAAAGATTTTGACATCCACATAACGGACCCTACACCTCTTTATTGTGACAACCAAGCGACAAGACATATTGCTAATAATCCAGTGTATCATGAACGAACTAAGCACGTGGAGATGGATTGTTTTTTTGTCCGAGAACGAGTGGAATCACGGGAGATTTTGCCGATATGTGTGGCCAGTAAACAGCAAGTTGccgatttgttcactaaacctttaggaGCATAG
- the LOC122582134 gene encoding P-loop NTPase domain-containing protein LPA1 homolog 2, whose product MTTEVGKLLYILVKEDENISNEEEEESCFRYTRPVLQSTLQLMGCKARHAFKISQRVFEIMRKKCVEDSLADIGVIQWGKDFLKVHPLKETTCDVDNQSDNKMSGNNQGVSEKDGKPFESYKKRTTVVIKRKRFIDVVCDALSEYKYVGPNQRADFVLACRIRERKESVTVLLCGTSGCGKSTLSALLASRLGITTVVSTDSIRHMMRSFVDEKQNPLLWSSTYHAGEHLDQVAVSEAKAKKRAKKEVNGVSEASTAEQLSKEGSSSTTVDLISPKQMAIEGFKAQSEMVIDSLDRLITAWEERKESVIVEGVHLSLNFVMGLMKKHPSIIPFMIYITNEDKHMERFAVRAKYMTLDPAKNKYVKYIRNIRTIQEYLCNRADKHLVPKINNTNVDKSVAAIHATVFSCLRRRATGEHLYDSSTNTVFVVAEEYRNQCAANSLSSKGMFQLIQRQGSSRHLMALLNNDGSVAKAWSAEDGLGIQMYGPLRIGKSESVNLQFGNFGISAWPTDLGCTSHASSVDDSKGELTDNGSRYYSSCCSSPKVSEGHAKELKEDQSVYGSDEEVDDTREADSDEDLSDDAKAHMHEEMEGSVDEESTKSDEEYDDLAMQDIQENGYLTDVELDIKTNLSSTQYDTVKYKQNLDRFLRTKSEPVIESLVTNSGNPEEKSLPSSGNRRVRGRSYSISASGREERFNLPVLRPSSLVTNGLLNSPISSGREG is encoded by the exons ATGACTACAGAGGTAGGAAAATTGCTGTACATATTGGTTAAAGAAGatgaaaatatatcaaatgaagaagaagaagaatcatgTTTTAGATACACTCGTCCTGTTCTTCAATCCACTTTACAGCTTATGGGTTGTAAAGCTCGCCATGCCTTCAAG ATAAGTCAAAGGGTGTTTGAAATCATGAGAAAGAAATGTGTAGAGGATAGTTTGGCTGATATAGGTGTGATTCAATGGGGAAAGGATTTCTTGAAAGTTCATCCTTTGAAAGAGACTACTTGTGATGTTGATAATCAGTCTGATAATAAGATGAGTGGAAATAATCAAGGGGTTTCGGAGAAAGATGGTAAACCTTTTGAATCATACAAAAAACGAACAACGGTTGTCATAAAAAGGAAGCGGTTTATAGATGTTGTATGTGATGCCTTGTCTGAGTACAAGTATGTTGGTCCTAATCAGAGGGCTGATTTTGTTTTAGCCTGCAG AATTCGGGAAAGAAAGGAATCGGTTACCGTGTTACTCTGTGGTACTAGCGGATGCGGGAAATCTACATTATCCGCTTTGCTG GCTAGCAGGTTAGGGATCACAACTGTAGTATCTACTGATTCCATACGACATATGATGAGGAGTTttgttgatgaaaaacaaaatccTCTCCTCTGGTCTTCTACTTATCATGCAGGGGAACATTTAGATCAGGTTGCTGTTTCAGAAGCCAAGGCTAAGAAAAGAGCTAAAAAAGAGGTCAATGGTGTATCTGAGGCTTCTACAGCTGAACAACTATCAAAGGAAGGTTCTAGTTCGACTACAGTTGACTTGATTAGCCCTAAACAGATGGCCATCGAGGGTTTCAAGGCACAGAGTGAGATGGTCATTGATAGTCTTGATCGACTTATCACTGCATGGGAAGAGCGGAAAGAATCAGTCATTGTTGAGGGTGTTCATTTAAGCCTTAATTTTGTG ATGGGGTTAATGAAGAAACATCCATCAATCATACCATTTATGATATACATCACAAATGAGGACAAACACATGGAAAGATTTGCTGTTCGTGCAAAGTATATGACTTTAGATCCTGCCAAGAATAAGTATGTTAAGTATATTAGAAATATCAGAACAATCCAAGAATACCTATGCAATCGAGCTGACAAACATCTAGttccaaaaataaataacacgAATGTTGATAAAAGTGTTGCTGCAATTCATGCCACGGTTTTCAGCTGCTTAAGAAGACGTGCGACTGGGGAGCATCTTTATGATTCTTCCACTAACACTGTTTTCGTAGTTGCCGAGGAGTATAGAAATCAATGTGCAGCTAATTCACTTAGCTCAAAAGGAATGTTTCAACTGATTCAAAGGCAAGGTTCTTCAAGGCATTTGATGGCTCTCTTAAATAATGATGGCTCGGTTGCAAAGGCATGGTCTGCTGAGGATGGGCTAGGAATACAAATGTACGGGCCCTTGCGGATCGGAAAGTCTGAATCGGTTAATTTACAGTTTGGAAACTTTGGAATTAGTGCTTGGCCAACAGATCTTGGGTGTACTAGTCACGCTAGTAGTGTTGATGACTCAAAAGGCGAGCTTACTGACAATGGTAGTAGATATTATTCTTCATGTTGTAGTTCACCCAAGGTCTCTGAAGGACATGCTAAAGAG TTGAAAGAAGATCAATCTGTGTATGGTAGTGATGAAGAGGTAGATGATACCCGTGAAGCAGATAGCGATGAGGATCTTAGTGATGATGCCAAAGCGCATATGCATGAAGAG ATGGAAGGCTCGGTTGACGAGGAGTCGACTAAATCGGACGAGGAGTATGATGATCTTGCTATGCAGGATATTCAAGAAAATGGTTACTTAACTGATGTAGAATTAGATATCAAGACCAACCTTTCTAGCACCCAATATGATACAGTCAAGTACAAACAAAATCTGGATCGTTTCTTGAGAACCAAAAGTGAGCCAGTCATAGAATCACTGGTCACTAACTCGGGTAATCCTGAAGAAAAAAGTTTGCCATCTTCAGGAAACCGTAGAGTCAGAGGACGATCCTACAGCATTTCAGCTTCTGGGAGAGAGGAGCGTTTTAACCTACCTGTTTTAAGACCCTCAAGCTTAGTGACAAATGGGCTCTTGAATTCGCCTATTTCCAGTGGCCGTGAGGGTTAG